A genomic stretch from Solanum stenotomum isolate F172 chromosome 8, ASM1918654v1, whole genome shotgun sequence includes:
- the LOC125874131 gene encoding uncharacterized protein LOC125874131, translating to MLSMAVFTLKPNFLGNILVRLVSFIVLVFLARFAYIFTVKGKSCNSGDFCFLPETLTLNIAGSNPNSIDLPDSGTDLRNYYYSIFQDLIANGFLSPNSHSLCIETLTGQDVEALIDVGVIDSIGIFHKSSPPLIRYGHGHHQPFDEDTFHFEFAGNGVLDRSSKPVEFAKEVSRTLKPGGIFVIHTISKDDYSLNSLIQLFSSFKLISSIEIDSFTTWRPRIRQVIFKKVTQFEPMITHCTKNTCVDFEKSKNYCYTPEYKRELIRKAESLIEKEPLKPWIKLRNVKYLSSMVDISFKKRYIYVDVGARSYSSSIGSWFNKQYPKQNKTFEVYAIEGDREYHNEYRRKGVNLLPYAAWLRNETLFFEIARVQTRKNVEKGRGLGRVQSAQSSLDFLWDSDKIMGFDFAGWLMSLADDERDYLVVKMDVKGSEFHLIEKLIENGAICLIDELFLKCHYNSKRYDKTYTQCLELYSSLRDIGILVHQW from the coding sequence ATGCTTTCAATGGCGGTGTTCACACTTAAGCCAAACTTCCTGGGAAATATTCTGGTCCGACTCGTCTCTTTCATAGTTCTCGTCTTCCTCGCTCGTTTCGCTTACATATTCACCGTCAAAGGCAAATCATGTAACTCCGGCGACTTCTGCTTCTTGCCGGAAACTCTAACTCTCAACATCGCCGGTTCAAATCCTAATTCCATTGATTTACCGGATTCCGGCACCGATCTCCGGAACTACTACTACTCCATCTTCCAAGATCTCATCGCCAACGGCTTTCTCTCGCCCAACTCTCACTCTCTGTGTATTGAAACCCTAACTGGCCAAGACGTAGAAGCATTGATCGACGTCGGAGTCATCGATTCCATCGGCATTTTCCACAAATCATCTCCGCCGTTGATTCGATACGGTCACGGTCATCACCAGCCGTTCGATGAAGACACATTTCATTTCGAATTCGCCGGAAATGGAGTACTCGACCGATCTTCGAAACCGGTTGAATTTGCTAAAGAAGTTTCCAGAACATTGAAGCCTGGGGGTATTTTCGTCATTCACACTATATCGAAAGACGATTACAGTCTCAATTCGTTGATTCAATTGTTCAGTTCCTTCAAATTGATCAGTTCAATTGAAATTGACAGTTTCACAACGTGGCGGCCGCGTATACGCCAAGTAATTTTCAAAAAGGTGACACAATTCGAACCTATGATCACCCATTGTACGAAAAATACATGTGTTGATTTCGAAAAATCGAAAAATTACTGTTATACCCCTGAGTATAAAAGGGAATTAATTCGAAAAGCAGAGTCGTTAATCGAAAAAGAGCCATTGAAACCATGGATAAaattgagaaatgtgaagtatTTGTCTTCAATGGTTGATATTAGCTTCAAGAAAAGGTACATATATGTTGATGTTGGAGCAAGGAGTTATAGTTCAAGCATTGGTAGTTGGTTTAACAAACAGTATCCGAAACAGAACAAGACGTTTGAGGTATACGCGATTGAGGGTGATAGGGAATATCACAACGAGTATAGGAGAAAGGGTGTCAATCTTTTGCCATATGCAGCTTGGTTGAGAAACGAGACGTTGTTCTTTGAGATAGCTAGAGTACAAACTAGGAAGAACGTGGAGAAGGGTCGAGGACTGGGGAGAGTACAATCAGCACAATCGTCGTTGGATTTCTTATGGGATTCGGATAAGATTATGGGGTTTGATTTTGCTGGATGGTTGATGAGTTTGGCTGATGATGAAAGGGATTATTTGGTTGTGAAAATGGATGTAAAAGGGAGTGAGTTTCATTTGATAGAAAAGTTGATTGAGAATGGTGCAATTTGTTTGATTGATGAGTTGTTTCTTAAATGTCATTATAATAGTAAAAGATATGATAAGACATATACACAATGTTTGGAATTGTATTCTTCTCTTAGAGATATTGGGATTCTAGTACATCAATGGTAG
- the LOC125874146 gene encoding LOB domain-containing protein 15-like, which produces MSTTRERLDEIIGKKLKIENIDASSKLHMQQIMGKRHIILEPSCTKLNTIIPCAACKLLRRKCAEECPFSPYFSPHEPQKFAAVHKVFGASNVSKLLMEVPESQRADAANSLVYEANVRLRDPIYGCMGAISTLNQQVQSLQAEVNAIRAEILRYKYREATNSLIIASTGINGATVAVAELPQAPSTPTHPPRPPPPQDSFGVVIPSCSSPPSTHESVYATPSSGANFSVIPNNNIVPYFD; this is translated from the exons ATGTCCACAACAAG GGAGAGATTGGATGAGATTATTGGGAAGAAGTTAAAAATAGAGAATATTGATGCAAGTTCAAAGTTACATATGCAACAAATTATGGGAAAGAGACATATAATATTGGAGCCTTCATGCACAAAATTGAATACTATTATACCTTGTGCTGCTTGTAAGCTTTTGAGAAGAAAATGTGCTGAAGAATGTCCATTTTCTCCTTATTTCTCTCCACATGAACCCCAAAAATTTGCTGCTGTTCATAAAGTCTTTGGTGCTAGCAATGTTTCTAAGTTGCTCATG GAGGTGCCAGAAAGTCAAAGGGCTGATGCAGCAAATAGTTTGGTATATGAAGCAAATGTGAGGCTAAGGGATCCAATCTATGGGTGCATGGGTGCAATTTCAACTTTAAATCAACAAGTTCAATCATTACAAGCCGAGGTTAATGCAATAAGGGCTGAAATTTTGAGATATAAATATAGAGAAGCAACAAATAGTCTAATCATTGCATCAACGGGTATTAATGGAGCCACGGTGGCCGTGGCTGAGCTGCCTCAAGCTCCTTCTACTCCCACCCATCCACCACGGCCACCGCCTCCCCAAGACTCTTTTGGGGTTGTTATCCCTTCTTGTTCTTCTCCACCTTCAACTCATGAATCTGTGTACGCAACTCCTTCTAGTGGAGCCAACTTTAGTGTTATCCCCAACAATAATATAGTACCCTATTTTGACTAG